A portion of the Eulemur rufifrons isolate Redbay chromosome 30, OSU_ERuf_1, whole genome shotgun sequence genome contains these proteins:
- the RNF113A gene encoding E3 ubiquitin-protein ligase RNF113A has protein sequence MAEHLSPGKTEDQVCTFLFKKPGRKGAAGRRKRPACDPEPGDSSSSSDEGSTVVRPEKKRATHNPMIQKTRGSGKQKVVYGNLSSEEEEEEEEEKKKNEPECLGVVYKSTRSAKPVGPEDMGATAVYELDTEKERDAQAIFERSQKIQEELRGKEDDKIYRGINNYQKYMKPKDTSMGNASSGMVRKGPIRAPEHLRATVRWDYQPDICKDYKETGFCGFGDSCKFLHDRSDYKHGWQIERELDEGRYGVYEDENYEVGSDDEEIPFKCFICRQTFQNPVVTKCRHYFCESCALQHFRTTPRCYVCDQQTNGVFNPAKELIAKLEKYRAAPEGGASDFPEDPDESPIPIT, from the coding sequence ATGGCAGAGCATCTTTCTCCAGGAAAGACTGAAGACCAGGTGTGCACCTTCCTCTTCAAAAAGCCTGGGCGGAAAGGTGCTGCAGGCCGCAGAAAGCGCCCGGCCTGCGACCCAGAGCCCGGagacagcagcagcagtagtGACGAAGGCAGCACTGTGGTTCGACCGGAGAAGAAGCGAGCGACCCACAATCCAATGATACAGAAGACCCGCGGCAGTGGTAAACAGAAGGTAGTTTACGGCAACTTGAGtagcgaggaggaggaggaggaggaggaggagaagaagaagaatgagCCCGAGTGCCTCGGCGTGGTTTATAAGTCCACCCGCTCGGCAAAACCCGTGGGGCCAGAGGATATGGGGGCGACAGCCGTCTACGAGCTGGACACAGAGAAGGAGCGTGACGCACAAGCTATCTTTGAGCGCAGCCAGAAAATCCAGGAGGAGCTGAGGGGCAAGGAGGATGACAAGATCTATCGGGGAATCAATAATTATCAGAAATACATGAAGCCCAAAGATACGTCTATGGGCAATGCCTCCTCCGGGATGGTGAGAAAGGGCCCCATCCGAGCGCCTGAGCATCTACGTGCCACCGTGCGCTGGGATTACCAGCCCGATATCTGTAAGGACTACAAAGAGACTGGCTTCTGCGGCTTCGGAGACAGCTGCAAATTTCTCCATGACCGTTCAGATTACAAGCATGGGTGGCAGATCGAACGTGAGCTTGATGAGGGTCGCTATGGTGTCTATGAGGACGAAAACTATGAAGTGGGAAGCGATGATGAGGAAATACCATTCAAGTGTTTCATCTGTCGCCAGACCTTCCAAAACCCAGTTGTCACCAAATGCAGGCATTATTTCTGCGAGAGCTGTGCACTGCAGCATTTCCGTACCACCCCGCGCTGCTATGTCTGTGACCAGCAGACCAATGGCGTCTTCAATCCAGCGAAAGAATTGATTGCTAAACTGGAGAAGTATCGAGCTGCACCAGAGGGTGGTGCTTCCGATTTCCCAGAAGACCCCGATGAGAGTCCAATTCCCATTACTTAG